A genomic stretch from Telmatocola sphagniphila includes:
- a CDS encoding C-terminal binding protein codes for MKVVISDFIHDSLQPEKKILGDLATVESLNGFAEAELWGRIDEADAIMMYHNLALTSKTIERLKNCKLIVRCGVGIDNVDWKFARTQGIPVANVPDYGSEEVADTALGMLLSLTRGISFLNQRLIRSQGEYSYSQVAPLRRLRGQTCGVIGVGRIGTAFVLRAKALNMRVVFYDPYVSDGVEKALGVERVNSLEELLQQSYAVSVHCPLTPETRHLINAQTIELLPKGSFLVNTARGAIVDTTIIPQAIASGRLAGAGIDVLADEPPEPENPLVLAWRDPQNPCHDRVILNPHSAFYSEEGLTDMRVKGSQACRNALLGLPLRNVVN; via the coding sequence ATGAAAGTTGTGATCTCCGACTTTATTCACGATTCTTTACAACCCGAGAAGAAAATTCTCGGCGATTTAGCGACGGTTGAGTCGCTCAACGGGTTCGCGGAAGCCGAACTCTGGGGCCGCATCGATGAGGCCGATGCGATTATGATGTACCACAATCTGGCCCTCACCTCGAAGACCATTGAACGCCTCAAGAACTGCAAATTGATCGTTCGCTGCGGCGTCGGTATCGACAATGTGGATTGGAAATTCGCCCGAACCCAGGGCATTCCGGTCGCGAACGTTCCCGATTACGGCTCCGAAGAAGTCGCGGATACCGCCCTGGGAATGCTTCTATCGCTGACTCGCGGCATTTCCTTTTTGAACCAGCGGCTGATCCGCAGCCAGGGAGAATATTCCTATTCTCAGGTTGCTCCTCTTCGTCGACTGCGCGGCCAGACCTGTGGCGTCATTGGCGTCGGTCGGATTGGCACCGCCTTTGTCCTGCGGGCCAAAGCGCTCAACATGCGAGTCGTCTTTTACGATCCCTATGTCTCCGACGGGGTGGAAAAAGCCCTGGGAGTCGAGCGGGTAAACTCTCTCGAAGAGTTACTGCAACAGTCCTACGCCGTTTCCGTTCACTGTCCTCTCACTCCAGAAACCCGGCATCTGATCAACGCACAGACTATTGAACTGTTGCCGAAAGGATCCTTTTTAGTCAACACCGCCCGGGGAGCCATCGTCGATACCACAATTATCCCGCAAGCGATTGCCAGTGGACGGCTCGCGGGGGCTGGAATCGATGTTCTGGCCGATGAACCTCCCGAACCAGAGAATCCACTCGTGCTGGCCTGGCGCGATCCCCAAAATCCTTGCCACGATCGGGTCATTCTGAATCCCCATTCGGCTTTTTATTCCGAGGAAGGCCTTACGGATATGCGAGTAAAGGGAAGTCAGGCGTGCCGAAATGCCCTGTTGGGACTACCCTTAAGGAATGTAGTGAATTGA
- a CDS encoding ankyrin repeat domain-containing protein, with translation MAKAKRKTLPKEFEVLLEKGTVAELKAVFDICEIDARGGYSKQTALAFDKCPDDLARWPVAQGADLSATDSWSNTPLHHRARSRRSRLNVLLELGADVNKATSSVGTPLHAAADSHNVGHALLLLQHGARVNELNRDKLTPLELALRSCNNIDIENMVTLAKVCLEAGAEKTHRMPGFVEEIGKRFEFHRSGFAPEHVDAVSNALGELYKIFEVTPVPRRQVHDGNSPIVVRAKTWQTQHDELWNLLVPSQGSAATVQGEVIRISGRISDEMKRNGGANWDAEYKSMADAFLEHMQSGKPLSPPDIAEAVVIVTEVKRKSGDTDRMAELAVRWVMQNPHRLKLKPPSYRR, from the coding sequence ATGGCAAAGGCGAAAAGAAAAACACTTCCAAAGGAATTTGAAGTTTTGCTGGAAAAGGGGACTGTAGCCGAGCTCAAAGCCGTATTCGACATCTGTGAAATCGACGCTCGTGGTGGATACAGCAAACAGACGGCGCTTGCCTTCGACAAGTGCCCCGATGACCTAGCACGGTGGCCGGTAGCTCAAGGAGCGGACTTATCCGCAACTGATAGCTGGAGCAATACACCGCTTCATCATCGCGCGAGAAGCCGGCGGAGTCGCCTCAACGTACTGCTGGAATTAGGCGCCGACGTTAACAAGGCCACCAGTTCGGTTGGCACGCCGCTCCATGCAGCAGCCGATTCACACAACGTGGGTCATGCCCTGTTGTTGCTTCAGCACGGTGCCCGTGTTAATGAACTTAATCGTGACAAGCTGACGCCGCTCGAATTGGCCTTGCGTAGCTGCAACAATATTGACATCGAAAACATGGTGACGCTCGCGAAAGTCTGTCTAGAGGCTGGAGCGGAGAAAACTCATCGCATGCCGGGATTCGTCGAAGAAATCGGCAAGCGCTTCGAGTTTCACCGTAGCGGTTTCGCTCCCGAGCATGTGGATGCTGTGAGCAATGCGCTGGGCGAACTGTACAAAATCTTCGAGGTAACGCCTGTGCCTCGCCGCCAGGTTCACGACGGCAATTCGCCCATAGTTGTGCGAGCGAAGACGTGGCAAACACAACATGATGAGCTGTGGAACCTGCTGGTCCCTTCGCAAGGCTCCGCAGCAACCGTGCAAGGAGAGGTGATTCGCATTTCCGGACGTATCTCCGACGAAATGAAACGTAATGGCGGGGCTAATTGGGACGCGGAATACAAAAGCATGGCCGACGCATTCCTTGAGCACATGCAAAGTGGCAAGCCACTTTCACCACCAGATATTGCCGAAGCCGTGGTCATCGTTACTGAGGTGAAACGCAAGTCCGGCGACACCGACCGTATGGCAGAGTTGGCCGTGAGGTGGGTTATGCAGAACCCTCATCGCCTCAAGCTAAAACCGCCGTCGTATCGTCGATAG
- a CDS encoding S9 family peptidase, producing the protein MKMYAIGILGILCFLLQTPSKAGDENPGDEIFRPLDVFRLEYASDPQISPDGKQVVYVRNFLDIMKDKRRSNLWIVNSDGTDPRPLTSGTQNDFSPRWSANGKKLLYISSSSGTPQIHCRWMDSGQTAKLTNLTSAPANAVWSPDGEWIAFAMTVPEKSEAFAEMPEKPEGAEWSAPPKVIQKLLYRADGEGYLKDEHMQLFSVSAEGGAARQLTSGPYDHVAPVWTPDSKAFLCSANRHPDGDYDPLNSEIYELTLADRKIRALTDRKGPDSQPAISADGKQIAYIGFDDEHKGYQSHHLYIMNRDGTGSKLLAGKLDRDIHSPLWRKDGSGVYFLYEDHGTTRIDFVSIDGKIESLAADLGGEDFGRPYSGGSFTLSDNGTLAFTTTRPAFPAQLGVLTPTAKRIVTRLNENLLGHKTLGQVERIQYKSSHDNREIEGWIVKPPHFDAKKKYPLILEIHGGPYANYGERFSAEIQLYAAAGYVVLYTNPRGSTGYGEEFAQQINGKYPGNDYDDLMSGVDALLAKGYVDKDNLFVTGGSGGGALTAWIVGKSKRFKAAVASKPVINWYSFVLTADEYSFFGPYWFGTHPWEKPEEYLKRSPISLVGNVTTPTMLMTGEVDFRTPMSESEQFYQALRLRKIDTALVRIPGASHNIGARPSQMIAKVAHTLKWFEKYRNLPEAAEKKDAKK; encoded by the coding sequence ATGAAAATGTATGCCATCGGGATTCTTGGAATACTATGTTTTTTGTTGCAAACCCCGTCAAAGGCAGGCGACGAAAATCCTGGAGATGAAATCTTCCGCCCCCTGGATGTGTTTCGGCTCGAATATGCATCGGACCCGCAAATTTCGCCGGATGGCAAACAGGTCGTCTATGTTCGCAATTTCTTGGACATCATGAAGGATAAGCGCCGATCCAATTTATGGATCGTCAACAGTGACGGTACGGATCCTCGGCCTTTGACATCTGGAACGCAAAACGATTTCTCGCCGCGCTGGTCGGCTAACGGCAAGAAGTTGCTTTACATTTCCAGTTCAAGCGGCACGCCGCAAATTCATTGCCGCTGGATGGATAGTGGACAGACGGCCAAACTTACGAATCTTACTTCCGCACCTGCGAATGCCGTTTGGTCACCGGACGGAGAATGGATAGCCTTCGCCATGACGGTCCCGGAAAAATCTGAGGCATTTGCGGAAATGCCGGAAAAGCCCGAGGGTGCAGAATGGTCTGCTCCCCCCAAGGTAATCCAAAAACTCCTCTACCGCGCGGATGGCGAAGGTTATTTGAAAGACGAACATATGCAGTTGTTCTCCGTATCCGCCGAAGGCGGTGCCGCGCGACAGCTCACGAGCGGCCCCTACGACCACGTCGCACCGGTTTGGACCCCTGATAGTAAAGCTTTTCTCTGCTCGGCGAATCGACACCCCGACGGCGACTACGATCCTCTCAATAGCGAAATTTACGAATTAACTCTCGCCGATAGAAAGATCCGGGCGCTGACCGATCGAAAGGGACCCGATTCGCAACCAGCTATTTCCGCCGACGGGAAGCAGATCGCCTACATTGGATTCGATGACGAGCATAAGGGTTATCAATCTCATCATCTTTACATCATGAATCGTGATGGCACCGGGAGCAAGCTTCTTGCCGGCAAGCTGGATCGAGATATACATTCTCCTCTCTGGCGTAAAGACGGTAGCGGCGTCTACTTCCTGTACGAAGATCACGGCACCACCCGAATTGACTTCGTTTCGATCGATGGAAAGATAGAGTCTCTCGCGGCCGACCTCGGCGGTGAGGATTTCGGTCGCCCTTACTCGGGAGGAAGTTTTACTCTTTCTGATAATGGCACATTGGCTTTTACGACGACTCGACCTGCATTTCCGGCTCAGCTGGGAGTGCTTACGCCCACTGCCAAGCGAATAGTGACCCGCTTGAACGAAAACTTACTCGGCCACAAAACGCTCGGGCAGGTGGAACGCATTCAATACAAGTCCAGCCACGATAATCGAGAGATCGAGGGTTGGATTGTCAAGCCGCCTCATTTCGATGCCAAGAAGAAGTATCCCTTAATTCTGGAGATTCATGGCGGCCCTTATGCCAACTACGGCGAGCGTTTCAGTGCCGAAATACAACTTTATGCTGCCGCCGGTTACGTTGTTCTCTACACCAATCCGCGCGGCAGCACCGGCTACGGCGAGGAGTTCGCTCAACAAATCAACGGCAAATATCCCGGTAACGATTACGACGACTTGATGTCCGGTGTCGATGCACTCCTGGCGAAAGGCTACGTCGATAAAGATAACTTGTTTGTGACTGGCGGCAGCGGAGGCGGCGCTTTGACGGCTTGGATAGTCGGCAAGTCGAAACGTTTTAAGGCCGCCGTCGCCAGCAAACCGGTCATCAACTGGTATAGCTTTGTGTTAACCGCCGACGAGTATTCTTTCTTCGGCCCCTACTGGTTCGGAACGCACCCATGGGAGAAACCCGAGGAGTATCTGAAACGTTCGCCGATCTCGCTCGTGGGCAATGTGACAACGCCGACGATGCTGATGACCGGCGAAGTCGATTTCCGCACTCCCATGTCCGAGTCGGAGCAGTTTTATCAGGCCTTGAGGCTTCGCAAGATCGATACGGCCCTGGTGCGTATTCCCGGTGCATCCCATAACATTGGCGCCAGGCCGAGCCAAATGATCGCCAAGGTGGCTCACACATTGAAATGGTTTGAGAAATATCGAAATTTGCCCGAAGCTGCAGAAAAGAAAGATGCTAAAAAGTGA
- a CDS encoding serine/threonine-protein kinase, translating to MTDETIFAAALEKADPASRTHYLEEVCAGNPELHQRIENLLRAHDKAGGFLENSPVPAASPANLLTQDLTGPESGSDDLKETMTFLRPSERSGSLGRIGHYEVLEVLGRGGFGIVFRALDETLQRVVAVKVMAPHLAVASPARKRFLREARSSARVRHEHIVQVYAVEEDPIPYLVMEFIPGETLQQRLDRTGPLELEEVLLFGKQIAEGLEAAHAQGLIHRDIKPGNILIESGAQLSIKITDFGLARTADDASLTQSGIIAGTPMYMAPEQAHGDKLDHRADLFSLGSVLYTMCSGRTPFRARSALAVLKRVAEDTPRDIREIIPEVPQWLCDLIARLHAKNPEERIGTAQEVADLLGQGLAALQTGQTESTPVITPVTDKPREAESRIPERREVIAQPDPTHQHKPRKRRWDIALAVFVFLFFVLGPGGFILREIAHRIFSPAR from the coding sequence ATGACCGATGAAACCATCTTTGCCGCCGCCCTCGAAAAAGCCGATCCAGCGTCCCGAACTCACTATCTCGAGGAAGTTTGTGCAGGAAATCCGGAGCTTCACCAGCGGATCGAAAATCTCCTCCGGGCCCACGACAAAGCGGGAGGGTTTCTGGAGAATTCGCCGGTCCCCGCGGCCAGTCCCGCTAATCTGTTAACGCAGGACCTGACCGGACCGGAGAGTGGCTCCGACGATTTGAAGGAAACGATGACCTTCCTCCGTCCTTCCGAGAGGTCGGGATCGCTCGGCCGCATCGGACACTACGAAGTTCTGGAAGTCTTGGGACGCGGAGGTTTCGGGATCGTTTTTCGAGCCTTGGACGAAACCTTGCAACGGGTGGTGGCGGTCAAGGTGATGGCCCCTCATCTGGCGGTCGCTTCACCCGCCCGTAAGCGATTCTTACGCGAAGCCCGCTCCTCGGCCCGGGTGCGGCACGAGCATATCGTTCAAGTGTATGCGGTGGAAGAAGATCCCATCCCCTATCTGGTGATGGAGTTCATCCCTGGAGAAACTCTGCAGCAACGGCTCGACCGAACAGGCCCGTTGGAACTCGAGGAAGTGCTTCTCTTCGGGAAACAAATTGCCGAAGGGTTGGAGGCTGCCCATGCTCAGGGGCTGATTCACCGCGACATCAAACCGGGGAATATCCTGATCGAATCGGGAGCCCAATTATCGATCAAAATCACTGATTTCGGCCTGGCGAGAACGGCCGACGATGCCAGCCTGACCCAGTCCGGCATTATCGCCGGGACACCCATGTACATGGCTCCCGAGCAGGCGCATGGCGACAAGCTCGATCATCGCGCGGACCTGTTCAGCCTAGGCAGCGTGCTTTACACCATGTGCTCCGGGCGGACGCCGTTTCGAGCCCGCAGTGCACTCGCGGTGTTAAAACGGGTGGCCGAGGATACGCCGCGGGACATCCGGGAGATCATTCCCGAAGTTCCGCAATGGCTATGCGATCTGATCGCCCGGTTACATGCCAAAAATCCGGAAGAGCGGATCGGAACGGCCCAGGAAGTCGCGGATTTGCTCGGTCAGGGTCTGGCGGCTTTACAGACCGGACAAACCGAGTCGACTCCGGTAATTACACCGGTTACTGATAAGCCGAGGGAAGCAGAAAGCCGGATTCCGGAGCGGAGGGAAGTCATTGCCCAACCCGATCCAACCCACCAACATAAGCCGCGCAAACGCCGTTGGGACATCGCGTTGGCCGTATTCGTATTTCTCTTTTTTGTGCTCGGTCCGGGTGGTTTCATTTTGCGGGAGATAGCCCATCGAATATTCTCACCGGCGAGGTAA
- a CDS encoding ECF-type sigma factor encodes MTDVTVLLEAASTGDRQAAAEVLPLVYEELRKLATARMLSENPGNTLTATALVHEAYLRLIGPVDESRWENRAHFFAAAAEAMRRILVDAARRKRAEKHGGDFKRCDVGEIDIEMPEVPEDLLALDEALNRFWAVDPQKAELVKLRYFAGLTIEQAADSLGISPATAKRYWNYSKAWLFEAMGGTQEKLENS; translated from the coding sequence ATGACCGATGTCACAGTACTTCTGGAAGCTGCGTCAACCGGCGACCGTCAGGCCGCGGCGGAAGTGCTTCCCCTCGTCTACGAAGAATTGCGTAAACTCGCGACGGCGCGGATGCTCTCGGAAAATCCCGGCAACACCCTCACGGCCACCGCTCTCGTCCACGAGGCTTACCTTCGGTTGATTGGTCCGGTGGACGAGAGTCGCTGGGAAAACCGGGCTCATTTTTTTGCCGCGGCCGCGGAAGCGATGCGCCGCATCCTGGTCGATGCCGCTCGCCGCAAGCGGGCGGAGAAACATGGCGGCGATTTCAAGCGTTGCGATGTGGGGGAAATCGACATCGAAATGCCGGAAGTCCCCGAAGATCTTTTAGCGCTCGATGAAGCCCTGAACCGGTTTTGGGCAGTCGATCCCCAAAAGGCGGAATTGGTGAAACTCCGCTACTTCGCCGGATTGACCATAGAACAGGCGGCCGATTCCCTTGGCATCTCTCCGGCGACCGCCAAACGGTACTGGAATTACAGTAAGGCGTGGCTCTTCGAGGCCATGGGCGGGACCCAAGAAAAATTGGAAAATTCCTGA
- a CDS encoding DUF1549 and DUF1553 domain-containing protein: protein MRSSPALLLLLLLAPGLGWLAGDFSALPLLAQSKETGKESPASDFWSFQPIRRPKIPTPPTEDRTWVRTPIDAFILDTLHAHGLRPSPEASKRVLARRVSLDLTGLPPTPKELEDYLRDSSPEAYEKLVDRLLASPHYGERWARHWLDIAHYADSHGQDQDRFRPNAWPYRDYLIRSFNADKPYARLTQEQIAGDVLFPDNPEALLATGFLAAGPWDESGLRDINENSIDRQVARYLDRDDIVTSTMTTFMGLTVHCARCHDHKFDPISQAEYYGLQAVFAGIDKAERPYDPDPKVAVQRRELNAELERIRSLKGRTDKTLLTPERQKAVAAFEQQRKAATSAWFVPVPETWQAQKGSSLRALLDRSILAVGPTPEKDTYTITLSTDQIGITGVRLELLCDDTLPHLGPGRASNGNLHLSEIRIRVHPLGKPDQVKLVRVKTARADFNQADWGIEKAIDQIPSTAWGIHPEEGKPHTGVFAFEKPVGFEGGTIFQIELDQIHGGGHLIGRFRLGLTTSKNLLEIAAPLPEPIAALLALPETQRADLQRCELSRWLWENQLSREWDSLPPQSRIYCGTNQFPSEGSFRPATTPRPVHILKRGEISRPGALATPAALEALAEVKTAFVLKNPQDEGQRRGALAKWITDRENPLFWRVLVNRIWHYHFGKGIVDTPNDFGKMGGPPSHPELLDWLATEFRDQGGSLKKLHKMIVLSSTYRQAVSSNPEAEQKDADNRLLWRMNRGRLDAESLRDSVLRISGRLDEKMYGPPVKHFLTQPGIHVTPTADYEQFDVDSPEASRRSVYRFLFRTRPDPLLEALDCPDASQSAPVRNTSVSATQALVLWNDKFILKQSEHLAKLAEQSASDSAGRLEFIAQRVLLRNPTTEEVKLWGEYARHHGWANLCRVLFNCSEFLFID, encoded by the coding sequence ATGCGATCCTCTCCCGCGCTTCTTCTGTTGCTTTTACTTGCTCCCGGTCTGGGGTGGCTTGCGGGGGATTTTTCGGCCTTACCTCTCCTCGCCCAGTCGAAAGAGACGGGAAAAGAATCGCCCGCTTCTGATTTTTGGTCCTTTCAGCCGATCCGCCGCCCGAAGATTCCCACCCCTCCCACGGAAGATAGAACTTGGGTTCGCACTCCCATCGATGCTTTTATTCTGGATACACTGCACGCGCACGGTTTACGCCCTTCCCCGGAAGCGAGCAAACGAGTGCTCGCGCGGCGCGTCTCTCTCGACCTGACGGGGCTTCCTCCGACTCCTAAAGAATTGGAAGATTATCTCCGCGATTCCTCCCCCGAGGCATATGAGAAACTCGTCGATCGCCTGCTCGCTTCGCCGCACTATGGCGAACGCTGGGCCAGGCACTGGCTCGATATCGCGCATTACGCCGATTCCCATGGCCAGGATCAGGATCGATTTCGCCCGAATGCCTGGCCCTACCGAGATTATCTCATTCGCTCCTTTAACGCCGACAAACCGTACGCGCGACTGACACAAGAACAGATCGCGGGCGATGTTCTCTTCCCGGATAACCCCGAAGCTCTGCTCGCTACGGGATTTCTGGCTGCCGGTCCCTGGGACGAGAGCGGCCTGCGCGACATCAACGAAAACTCGATCGATCGCCAAGTCGCCCGGTATCTGGATCGCGACGACATCGTCACTTCCACCATGACCACTTTTATGGGGCTGACGGTTCACTGTGCCCGCTGTCACGATCACAAATTTGATCCAATCTCTCAGGCGGAGTATTACGGTCTTCAGGCCGTATTTGCGGGAATCGACAAGGCGGAACGGCCTTATGATCCCGACCCGAAGGTGGCCGTGCAGCGCCGGGAGTTGAACGCGGAGTTGGAACGAATTCGAAGCTTAAAGGGCCGGACGGATAAAACTTTGTTGACGCCGGAAAGGCAAAAGGCCGTCGCGGCGTTCGAGCAGCAAAGAAAAGCCGCCACGTCCGCCTGGTTCGTACCGGTGCCGGAAACCTGGCAAGCGCAAAAAGGGTCGTCCTTGCGGGCCTTACTCGATCGTTCGATTCTGGCCGTGGGCCCAACTCCCGAAAAAGATACCTACACGATCACGCTTTCGACCGATCAGATCGGGATCACGGGCGTACGGCTCGAACTGTTATGCGACGACACGCTTCCTCACCTGGGACCGGGCCGGGCCAGTAATGGCAATCTCCATCTCTCGGAGATTCGAATCCGGGTCCATCCTCTCGGAAAACCCGACCAGGTCAAGCTCGTGCGGGTGAAAACGGCCCGGGCCGATTTCAATCAGGCCGATTGGGGCATCGAGAAAGCCATTGACCAGATTCCTTCCACGGCCTGGGGTATCCATCCGGAGGAAGGGAAACCGCACACCGGCGTCTTCGCCTTTGAAAAACCCGTCGGATTTGAGGGAGGAACAATATTTCAAATCGAGCTCGATCAAATCCATGGCGGCGGCCATTTGATCGGAAGATTCCGACTGGGGCTCACCACAAGTAAGAATTTGCTCGAGATCGCGGCTCCGCTTCCAGAACCGATTGCTGCCCTGCTGGCCTTGCCGGAGACCCAGAGAGCCGACCTGCAACGTTGTGAACTTTCGCGCTGGTTGTGGGAAAATCAGCTCTCCCGGGAATGGGACAGCCTTCCCCCGCAATCCCGAATCTATTGCGGTACCAACCAGTTCCCGAGTGAAGGCAGTTTTCGCCCAGCCACGACTCCGCGCCCGGTCCATATCCTCAAGCGCGGTGAGATCAGCCGACCGGGCGCCCTGGCGACCCCGGCGGCCCTGGAAGCTCTGGCCGAAGTGAAAACTGCCTTCGTTCTGAAGAATCCCCAGGACGAAGGACAACGGCGGGGCGCCCTGGCGAAATGGATCACCGATCGGGAGAATCCGCTGTTCTGGCGTGTCCTCGTCAACCGGATCTGGCATTACCATTTTGGCAAAGGGATCGTCGATACCCCCAACGATTTCGGGAAGATGGGCGGACCTCCTTCCCATCCCGAACTGCTCGATTGGCTGGCCACTGAGTTCCGCGACCAGGGCGGATCGCTGAAGAAGTTGCACAAAATGATCGTTCTGAGCAGCACCTATCGGCAAGCCGTCTCCTCCAATCCGGAAGCGGAGCAGAAAGACGCCGACAATCGACTGCTCTGGCGAATGAACCGCGGCCGGCTCGATGCCGAGTCGTTGCGCGATAGCGTGCTCCGGATCAGCGGCCGACTCGATGAAAAAATGTACGGGCCGCCGGTCAAACACTTTCTCACTCAGCCCGGAATCCATGTCACCCCGACGGCCGATTACGAGCAGTTTGACGTCGATTCTCCCGAGGCTTCCCGACGCAGCGTCTATCGCTTTCTATTCCGAACCCGCCCCGATCCCCTGTTGGAAGCGCTCGATTGCCCGGATGCCTCGCAGTCGGCGCCCGTCCGAAATACTTCCGTCAGCGCTACCCAGGCGCTCGTGCTCTGGAACGACAAATTCATTCTCAAACAGTCTGAGCATCTTGCGAAACTGGCGGAGCAATCGGCCTCCGATTCCGCCGGGAGATTGGAATTTATCGCGCAGCGCGTGCTCCTGAGAAATCCGACCACGGAGGAAGTGAAATTGTGGGGAGAGTATGCCCGGCATCACGGTTGGGCCAACCTCTGTCGGGTGCTGTTCAACTGCAGCGAATTTCTGTTCATCGATTAA
- a CDS encoding DUF1501 domain-containing protein, whose amino-acid sequence MVPHRREFLATGFGGMVLSHLLAGEQSAKPKAEFNGGLHHPAKAKRVLQIFLNGGMSQMDTFDYKPGLEKRHGQQIDLGLKATATGTPGPLMKSPFPWKQHGQSGRWVTDVFPYLAGCVDDLAFLMAMASKSNVHGPASYLQTTGFLLPGFPCAGAWVSYALGRLTDNLPTFVVLPDARGLPYNGMGNFSAGFLPASHQATVVNPAAPIPIPDLAPPTASKFVTPEASAEGLKLLKRVNESYAQDRVGDSRLTSRLESYELAARLQLSAPEAFDLSKESSSLREKYGTARNGAEGAFSRNCLISRRLLERGVRFVQLWSGAGGPSNNWDNHSNIPKELPPIARQVDQPVAALLADLKSRGLLDDTLVIFTTEFGRMPVTQNGVGRDHNGGTFVTWLAGAGIKKGVAYGASDEFSYLAEREKTTCYDLYATVLHLLGIDHEKLTVRHNGIDRRLTDVHGEVIRPILA is encoded by the coding sequence ATGGTGCCGCACCGACGGGAATTCCTGGCCACCGGCTTCGGCGGCATGGTGCTCTCCCACCTTCTGGCCGGGGAGCAGAGTGCAAAACCCAAAGCGGAGTTCAACGGCGGCCTGCACCACCCGGCCAAAGCGAAACGGGTTTTGCAGATTTTTCTCAATGGCGGCATGAGCCAGATGGACACTTTCGATTACAAGCCTGGCCTGGAGAAGAGACATGGCCAGCAAATCGATTTGGGGTTGAAGGCGACCGCGACGGGAACCCCCGGGCCACTGATGAAATCCCCCTTCCCCTGGAAACAGCATGGCCAATCCGGTCGCTGGGTCACAGACGTTTTTCCGTACCTCGCCGGTTGCGTGGACGATCTGGCCTTTCTGATGGCCATGGCTTCCAAATCGAATGTGCACGGCCCGGCCAGCTACCTGCAGACGACGGGATTTCTGCTACCCGGTTTTCCCTGTGCCGGAGCCTGGGTCAGTTACGCGCTGGGTCGGCTGACCGACAACCTGCCGACTTTTGTCGTGCTGCCCGACGCACGCGGGCTCCCCTACAACGGCATGGGAAATTTCTCGGCCGGTTTTCTTCCGGCCTCCCATCAGGCCACGGTGGTGAATCCGGCGGCTCCAATTCCGATTCCCGATCTGGCGCCACCGACCGCCAGTAAATTCGTCACCCCCGAAGCGAGCGCGGAGGGTTTGAAACTGTTGAAACGAGTCAACGAGTCGTATGCCCAGGATCGCGTCGGAGATTCCCGGTTGACTTCCCGTCTGGAAAGTTACGAACTGGCCGCACGTCTGCAATTGTCGGCTCCGGAGGCCTTCGATCTGTCGAAAGAAAGCTCATCCCTTCGCGAAAAATATGGGACGGCGCGAAACGGAGCCGAGGGAGCTTTCTCCCGGAACTGCTTGATCTCCCGGCGCCTCCTGGAACGGGGAGTCCGCTTCGTGCAACTCTGGAGCGGCGCGGGGGGACCCAGCAATAATTGGGACAACCATAGCAATATCCCCAAGGAACTGCCGCCGATCGCCCGTCAGGTCGATCAGCCGGTGGCCGCCCTGCTCGCCGACCTGAAATCTCGCGGTTTACTGGACGATACTCTGGTGATTTTTACGACTGAATTCGGGCGGATGCCGGTCACTCAAAACGGCGTCGGTAGAGATCACAACGGCGGCACTTTCGTCACCTGGTTGGCCGGGGCGGGGATCAAAAAAGGCGTCGCCTACGGCGCCAGCGACGAATTCTCCTACCTGGCGGAACGGGAGAAAACGACCTGCTACGATCTTTACGCGACCGTTCTGCATCTGTTAGGCATCGATCACGAGAAGTTGACGGTGCGGCACAACGGCATCGACCGGCGTCTGACCGATGTGCATGGAGAAGTGATCCGGCCGATCCTGGCGTAA